One Streptomyces sp. V4I8 genomic window carries:
- a CDS encoding MDR family MFS transporter — protein sequence MADTKAVDPGAAEPDGKQPQPKSVRVVLLALMITMMLAMLDNMIVGTAMPTIVGELGGLEHLSWVVTAYTLATAASTPLWGKIGDMYGRKGVFMASIVLFLIGSALSGMAQDMGQLIAFRAVQGLGAGGLMVGVMAIIGDLIPPRERGKYQGMMAGVMALAMIAGPLVGGTITDHWGWRWAFYINLPLGVVALAAISVVLHLPKKRAQARIDYLGAALLTVGITAIVLVTTWGGTEYAWTSAMIMELIGIGVAALVGFVFWQTKAAEPVLPLHIFRSRNFTLMSVIGFITGFVMFGATLFLPLYQQSVQGASATNSGLLLLPMLGAMLVTSMVAGRVTTNTGRYKVFPVVGSVLMVVGLYLLSLMDTDTSRLTSGVYMAVVGFGMGCLMQITMLVAQNSVEMKDMGVASSSTTLFRTLGSSFGVAIMGALFNSRVQDVMAERGGELGAKVTEQSAQVDAAGLARLPEAVRDAYQHAVSAGTHSAFLLGAVVAVVALAAAVFVKEVPLRGAGPKGDAEAADGASARVAVVEAV from the coding sequence ATGGCGGACACAAAGGCAGTTGACCCCGGGGCGGCGGAGCCGGACGGGAAGCAACCGCAACCGAAGAGCGTACGGGTCGTGCTGCTCGCGCTGATGATCACGATGATGCTCGCGATGCTCGACAACATGATCGTGGGCACCGCGATGCCGACGATCGTGGGTGAACTGGGCGGGCTGGAGCATCTGTCGTGGGTCGTGACGGCCTACACCCTGGCGACCGCGGCCTCCACTCCGCTGTGGGGCAAGATCGGTGACATGTACGGGCGCAAGGGCGTCTTCATGGCGTCCATCGTGCTGTTCCTGATCGGGTCCGCGCTGAGCGGTATGGCCCAGGACATGGGGCAGCTGATCGCGTTCCGGGCCGTGCAGGGGCTGGGCGCCGGTGGTCTGATGGTCGGCGTCATGGCGATCATCGGTGATCTGATCCCGCCCCGGGAGCGGGGCAAGTACCAGGGCATGATGGCCGGCGTGATGGCGCTCGCGATGATCGCCGGGCCGCTGGTCGGCGGCACCATCACCGACCACTGGGGCTGGCGCTGGGCGTTCTACATCAACCTGCCGCTCGGTGTCGTGGCGCTCGCCGCGATCAGTGTCGTCCTGCATCTGCCGAAGAAGCGGGCGCAGGCGCGGATCGACTATCTGGGTGCGGCGCTGCTGACGGTGGGCATCACCGCGATCGTGCTGGTCACCACCTGGGGCGGTACGGAGTACGCCTGGACCTCCGCGATGATCATGGAGCTCATCGGGATCGGGGTCGCGGCGCTCGTCGGGTTCGTGTTCTGGCAGACCAAGGCGGCGGAGCCGGTGCTTCCGTTGCACATCTTCCGTAGCCGGAACTTCACGCTGATGTCCGTGATCGGGTTCATCACCGGGTTCGTGATGTTCGGCGCGACGCTGTTCCTGCCGCTGTACCAGCAGTCCGTGCAGGGCGCGTCCGCCACGAACTCGGGGCTTCTGCTGCTGCCGATGCTCGGGGCGATGCTCGTCACCTCGATGGTCGCGGGGCGGGTGACCACGAACACCGGGCGGTACAAGGTGTTCCCGGTCGTCGGCAGTGTGCTGATGGTCGTCGGGCTGTACCTGCTGTCGCTGATGGACACCGACACGAGCCGGCTCACGTCCGGGGTGTACATGGCCGTGGTCGGGTTCGGTATGGGCTGTCTGATGCAGATCACCATGCTGGTCGCGCAGAACAGCGTCGAGATGAAGGACATGGGGGTCGCGTCCTCGTCCACCACGCTCTTCCGTACGCTCGGGTCCTCGTTCGGCGTGGCGATCATGGGCGCGTTGTTCAACAGCCGGGTGCAGGACGTCATGGCCGAGCGGGGCGGGGAGCTGGGGGCGAAGGTGACCGAGCAGTCGGCGCAGGTGGATGCGGCGGGCTTGGCGCGGTTGCCGGAGGCTGTGCGGGATGCGTATCAGCACGCGGTGTCGGCGGGGACGCATTCGGCGTTTCTGCTGGGGGCCGTGGTTGCTGTGGTGGCGTTGGCCGCGGCGGTGTTCGTCAAGGAGGTGCCGCTCAGGGGGGCGGGGCCGAAGGGGGACGCCGAGGCCGCGGATGGAGCGTCGGCCCGGGTTGCGGTGGTGGAGGCCGTCTGA
- a CDS encoding phosphatase PAP2 family protein has product MDFEDAELYRDITGFARDTPTWVQHTAEIWTEAGLLLFAALFVTTWWRARGDTSRAFAIATLAPLATAVAYVGSELLKSVLRQERPCREVPGGAVSLAACPPPGDWSFPSNHATIAGAAAVALALTRPVLLWLTAPLALLMAFSRIFVGVHYPHDVAAGLAFGALVAVAAVRLTTRPATRLAEAMRTASAPAFVRWLTVRPGPTGARRHR; this is encoded by the coding sequence ATGGACTTCGAGGACGCCGAGCTCTACCGGGACATCACCGGCTTCGCCCGCGACACCCCAACGTGGGTACAACACACCGCCGAGATATGGACGGAGGCCGGACTGCTGCTGTTCGCCGCGCTGTTCGTCACCACGTGGTGGCGAGCCAGAGGTGACACCAGCCGGGCGTTCGCGATCGCGACACTTGCACCTCTGGCCACGGCTGTGGCGTACGTGGGCAGTGAGCTCCTCAAGTCGGTGCTCAGGCAGGAACGTCCGTGCCGGGAGGTGCCGGGAGGTGCCGTCTCACTCGCCGCCTGCCCGCCACCCGGCGACTGGTCCTTCCCCAGCAACCACGCCACGATCGCGGGCGCGGCGGCCGTAGCCCTGGCCCTGACCAGACCAGTACTCCTGTGGCTGACGGCGCCCTTGGCCCTCCTGATGGCCTTCTCCCGCATCTTCGTCGGCGTCCACTACCCGCACGACGTCGCCGCGGGCCTCGCCTTCGGCGCGCTGGTCGCGGTGGCTGCCGTACGACTGACCACACGCCCGGCGACCCGGTTGGCGGAGGCGATGCGGACGGCGTCGGCACCGGCGTTCGTGCGGTGGTTGACCGTGCGGCCGGGCCCGACCGGGGCCCGGCGCCACCGCTGA
- the cseC gene encoding two-component system sensor histidine kinase CseC has protein sequence MRGMFRRPAPSGMAHSAGLTDASPVTSRGAGIRTGQGTGCDTRVRGRMSGRVAIRTGLRWKLSAAIALVGALVAIVLSLVVHNAARVSMLDNARDLADERIQIAQRNYEQSKRLNFPNATIDDPELPAALREKVEEGRRATYVTDTASGTPDIWAAVPLNNGRVMSLRTGFTDRSEDILDDLDQALVIGSIAVVFGGSALGVLVGGQLSRRLRKAAAAAHQVASGEPDVRVRDAIGGVVRDETDDLASAVDAMADALQQRLEAERRVTADIAHELRTPVTGLLTAAELLPPGRPTELVLDRAKAMRTLVEDVLEVARLDSASERAELQDILLGEFVSRRVAAKDPAIEVRIVHESEVTTDPRRLERVLFNLLANAARHGRPPIEVTVEGRVIRVRDHGPGFPEDLLADGPSRFRTGSSDRSGRGHGLGLTIAAGQARVLGARLTFRNVRPAGAPDHVQAEGAVAVLWLPEHAPTNTGSYPMLP, from the coding sequence ATGCGGGGGATGTTCAGACGCCCGGCTCCGTCCGGCATGGCGCACTCGGCGGGCCTCACGGACGCCTCACCGGTGACGAGCCGAGGGGCAGGCATCCGTACGGGTCAGGGTACGGGCTGTGACACGCGCGTGCGCGGGCGCATGAGCGGCCGCGTGGCCATCCGTACGGGCCTGCGGTGGAAGCTGAGCGCGGCGATCGCGCTGGTCGGCGCCCTGGTGGCGATCGTGCTGAGCCTGGTGGTGCACAACGCGGCCCGGGTCTCGATGCTGGACAACGCGCGCGACCTCGCCGACGAGCGGATCCAGATCGCGCAGCGCAACTACGAGCAGTCGAAGCGGCTGAACTTCCCGAACGCCACGATCGACGACCCGGAGCTGCCGGCGGCGCTGCGGGAGAAGGTCGAGGAGGGCCGGCGGGCCACCTATGTGACCGACACGGCGAGTGGCACGCCCGACATCTGGGCGGCCGTGCCGCTCAACAACGGCCGCGTCATGTCACTGCGCACCGGGTTCACCGACCGCAGCGAGGACATCCTCGACGACCTCGACCAGGCCCTGGTCATCGGCTCCATCGCGGTGGTCTTCGGCGGCAGCGCGCTCGGCGTGCTCGTCGGCGGGCAGCTGTCGCGCCGACTGCGCAAGGCGGCGGCCGCGGCGCACCAGGTCGCGAGCGGGGAACCGGACGTCCGGGTGCGGGACGCCATCGGGGGTGTCGTACGGGACGAGACCGACGATCTGGCGAGCGCGGTGGACGCCATGGCGGACGCGCTGCAGCAGCGGCTGGAGGCGGAGCGGCGGGTGACGGCGGACATCGCGCACGAACTGCGTACGCCGGTGACGGGTCTGCTGACGGCGGCGGAACTCCTGCCCCCCGGCCGGCCCACCGAACTGGTCCTGGACCGGGCCAAGGCCATGCGCACGCTCGTCGAGGACGTCCTGGAGGTGGCCCGCCTGGACAGCGCCTCGGAGCGGGCCGAGTTGCAGGACATCCTGCTCGGCGAGTTCGTCAGCCGGCGGGTCGCGGCGAAGGATCCCGCCATCGAGGTGCGGATCGTCCACGAGTCGGAGGTCACCACCGACCCGCGGCGCCTGGAGCGGGTGCTGTTCAACCTGCTGGCGAACGCCGCGCGGCACGGCAGGCCGCCGATCGAGGTCACGGTCGAGGGCCGGGTCATCCGGGTCCGCGACCACGGCCCCGGCTTCCCCGAGGACCTGCTCGCGGACGGGCCCAGCCGCTTCCGTACGGGCAGCAGCGACCGCTCGGGCCGCGGACACGGCCTCGGCCTGACGATCGCGGCAGGTCAGGCCCGGGTCCTCGGCGCCCGTCTGACCTTCCGCAACGTACGCCCGGCGGGTGCCCCGGACCATGTCCAGGCGGAGGGCGCGGTAGCCGTCCTCTGGCTCCCGGAGCACGCGCCGACGAACACGGGAAGCTACCCGATGCTGCCGTAG
- a CDS encoding response regulator, producing MIRVLLADDEAMVRAGVRAILTSGGETEVVAEAGDGREAVELARAHRPDVALLDIRMPRLDGLAAAEEIVRTVPGTAVAMLTTFSEQAYVARALGGGATGFLLKSGDPYELIAGVRAVAGGAAFLSPKVARYVIDGLGGSDGRLGREASARARVAGLSPREREVLGLVGAGLSNPEIAARLHLVEGTVKAYVSAVLDRLAVRNRVQAAIVAYEAGLVES from the coding sequence GTGATCCGCGTACTGCTGGCCGACGACGAGGCGATGGTGCGGGCCGGTGTGCGCGCCATCCTGACGAGCGGCGGGGAGACCGAGGTCGTCGCGGAGGCGGGTGACGGGCGTGAGGCGGTCGAGCTGGCCCGGGCCCACCGCCCGGACGTGGCCCTGCTGGACATCCGCATGCCCCGCCTGGACGGACTCGCCGCCGCGGAGGAGATCGTACGGACCGTCCCCGGCACGGCCGTCGCCATGCTCACCACCTTCTCCGAACAGGCCTACGTGGCCCGGGCGCTCGGCGGCGGCGCCACCGGCTTTCTGCTGAAGTCCGGCGACCCGTACGAACTGATCGCGGGCGTACGGGCGGTGGCGGGCGGCGCCGCCTTCCTGTCGCCGAAGGTGGCCCGGTACGTCATCGACGGACTGGGCGGAAGCGACGGGCGACTCGGCCGCGAGGCCTCCGCACGCGCACGCGTGGCCGGCCTCAGCCCGCGCGAACGCGAGGTGCTAGGGCTGGTCGGCGCCGGCCTGTCCAACCCGGAGATCGCCGCCCGGCTGCACCTCGTCGAGGGCACGGTGAAGGCGTATGTGAGCGCGGTGCTCGACCGGTTGGCCGTGCGCAACCGGGTGCAGGCGGCGATCGTGGCGTACGAGGCGGGGCTCGTGGAGTCGTGA
- a CDS encoding VOC family protein, producing MIKGLGITTVWTFDQQRTKTFFTEKIGFEVRNDLSMGDMRWVTVGAKDQPDVELALMSLDGPGLDPESSEALKTLVGKGVIGAGAFRTDERRGDYETFRARGVEFIQEPQERPYGIEAIFRDDNSNWYSLTERSEELDFSKSFG from the coding sequence ATGATCAAGGGCCTTGGCATTACCACCGTATGGACGTTCGACCAGCAGCGCACCAAGACGTTCTTCACGGAGAAGATCGGCTTCGAGGTGCGGAACGATCTTTCGATGGGCGATATGCGGTGGGTCACCGTGGGCGCCAAGGACCAGCCGGACGTCGAGCTCGCGCTGATGAGCCTCGACGGTCCCGGGCTCGACCCCGAGTCCTCCGAAGCGCTGAAGACGCTCGTCGGGAAGGGGGTCATCGGGGCCGGGGCGTTCCGGACCGACGAACGCCGGGGGGACTACGAGACGTTCAGGGCACGCGGGGTGGAGTTCATCCAGGAGCCGCAGGAGCGGCCGTACGGCATCGAGGCGATCTTCCGCGACGACAACAGCAACTGGTACTCGCTGACCGAGCGGAGTGAGGAACTCGACTTCTCCAAGTCGTTCGGCTGA
- a CDS encoding TetR/AcrR family transcriptional regulator, translating to MGGTMDGTKQRRRGNTRQRIQDVALELFAEQGYEKTSLREIAERLEVTKAALYYHFKTKEEIIVSLFEDLTKPIEDLIEWGKRQPHSLGTKQEIVRRYSQALIDAEPLFRFMQENQATVRELSIGEMFKNRMLGMRDIVIDPDADLVDQVRCISALFTMHAGMFVMKDVEGDPEEKRKAILEVATDLITQAHKGA from the coding sequence ATGGGTGGCACCATGGACGGCACCAAGCAGCGGCGCCGCGGGAACACCCGCCAGCGCATCCAGGACGTGGCCCTCGAACTCTTCGCCGAACAGGGCTACGAGAAGACCTCCCTGCGCGAGATCGCCGAGCGCCTGGAGGTCACGAAGGCGGCCCTGTACTACCACTTCAAGACCAAGGAAGAGATCATCGTCAGCCTCTTCGAGGACCTGACGAAGCCGATCGAGGACCTGATCGAGTGGGGGAAACGGCAGCCGCACTCACTCGGGACCAAGCAGGAGATCGTCCGCCGCTACAGCCAGGCCCTGATCGACGCGGAACCGCTGTTCCGCTTCATGCAGGAGAACCAGGCGACGGTCCGCGAACTGAGCATCGGCGAGATGTTCAAGAACCGCATGCTCGGCATGCGCGACATCGTCATCGACCCGGACGCCGACCTGGTCGACCAGGTCCGCTGCATCAGCGCCCTGTTCACGATGCACGCGGGGATGTTCGTGATGAAGGACGTCGAAGGCGACCCCGAGGAAAAGCGCAAGGCCATCCTCGAGGTCGCCACCGACCTGATCACCCAGGCGCACAAGGGCGCCTGA
- the cseB gene encoding two-component system response regulator CseB yields the protein MADQTHVLFVEDDDVIREATQLALERDGFAVTAMPDGVSGLEAFRTNRPDIALLDVMVPGMDGVSLCRRIRDESTVPVIMLSARADSIDVVLGLEAGADDYVTKPFDGAVLVARIRAVLRRFGHASGGERGVDEADTAATGGVLAFGDLAVDTDGMEVRRAGQPVALTPTEMRLLLEFSSAPGTVLSRDKLLERVWDYGWGGDTRVVDVHVQRLRQKIGQDRIETVRGFGYKLKA from the coding sequence ATGGCAGACCAGACCCACGTCCTGTTCGTCGAGGACGACGACGTCATCCGCGAGGCCACCCAACTCGCCCTGGAGCGGGACGGCTTCGCGGTCACCGCCATGCCCGACGGGGTGTCGGGCCTGGAGGCGTTCCGGACGAACCGGCCGGACATCGCGTTGCTCGACGTCATGGTCCCCGGCATGGACGGCGTCAGTCTGTGCCGCCGTATCCGCGACGAGTCGACCGTTCCGGTGATCATGCTGTCGGCGCGCGCCGACTCGATCGACGTGGTGCTGGGCCTGGAGGCGGGCGCGGACGACTACGTGACCAAACCGTTCGACGGTGCCGTGCTGGTCGCGCGGATCCGTGCGGTGCTGCGCCGGTTCGGACACGCGAGCGGCGGCGAGCGCGGCGTGGACGAGGCCGATACGGCCGCCACCGGCGGGGTGCTGGCCTTCGGGGACCTGGCGGTCGACACCGACGGCATGGAGGTGCGCAGGGCCGGGCAGCCGGTCGCGCTCACGCCGACCGAGATGCGGCTGCTGCTGGAGTTCTCCTCGGCGCCGGGCACCGTGCTGTCGCGGGACAAGCTACTGGAGCGGGTGTGGGACTACGGCTGGGGCGGTGACACCCGCGTCGTCGACGTCCATGTGCAGCGGCTGCGGCAGAAGATCGGCCAGGACCGCATCGAGACGGTCCGTGGCTTCGGCTACAAGTTGAAGGCCTGA
- a CDS encoding SigE family RNA polymerase sigma factor, translating into MAHGEVLEFEEYVRTRQDALLRSARRLVPDPVDAQDLLQTALVRTYHRWDGIADKRLADAYLRRVMINTRTEWWRARKLEEVPTEQLPDASVDDSTEQHADRALLMDIMKVLAPKQRSVVVLRHWEQMSTEETAAALGMSAGTVKSTLHRALARLREELESRDLDARALEREERERCAA; encoded by the coding sequence ATGGCGCACGGAGAGGTGCTCGAGTTCGAGGAGTACGTTCGCACCCGGCAGGACGCGCTGCTGCGCAGTGCCCGCCGACTGGTCCCGGACCCGGTGGACGCCCAGGACCTGCTGCAGACGGCGCTGGTGCGGACGTACCACCGCTGGGACGGCATAGCGGACAAGCGGCTCGCCGACGCCTACCTGCGCCGCGTGATGATCAACACACGGACCGAGTGGTGGCGGGCGCGGAAGCTGGAGGAGGTGCCGACCGAGCAGCTCCCGGACGCCTCCGTCGACGACTCCACCGAGCAGCACGCGGACCGCGCCCTGCTGATGGACATCATGAAGGTTCTGGCGCCGAAGCAGCGCAGCGTCGTGGTGCTGCGACACTGGGAGCAGATGTCCACGGAGGAGACGGCCGCCGCCCTCGGCATGTCGGCCGGAACGGTCAAGAGCACGCTGCACCGGGCGCTCGCCCGGCTCCGCGAGGAGCTGGAGAGCCGCGATCTGGACGCACGCGCGCTGGAGCGTGAGGAGCGGGAGCGTTGCGCGGCCTAG
- a CDS encoding histidine kinase: protein MERPRPRIWRACLLWAALALPALTADRLGMNEPRPGWQQVAGLAALAAAVAVARRHPVAAFALTAVLGLAAAPALFTVSYGPALGVFALLLGLRADGVRADGLRADGVRAAAVVFGGVAALGTARIALFGIDPAPEWVVLTGTLLFGCVFPWLAGRYWRQSRRLTEAGWSRAARLEGEQRIAEERARLRERARIAQDMHDSLGHELSLIALRAGTLQVAPDLPDHHRTAAADLRAAASDATDRLHRIIGVLREEDEPVSLSPPGETVEQLVTRAAESGLPVRWEEEVRATPEPGGVAERVLYRVAREALTNAARHAPGAAVTVAARREAGGATVTVTSGRSPAVDGVAAVTPIGRQADAARAAKAALAAESHAGGVAAASGSARVPVSEAPPASTHQPLSLPAPAIPPSLSSFPSPSSGGTGLQALRAAVTAVGGDFEAGPHGDGFRVRAYVPEQPLAAAVRPSPAPYAPFTHARRRIALAAAAAVGAGVVLVGGAFAWYAYTETHSVLPPAAYAELRLGTSDRDIAGLLPDRTVRDAPVERAAVPPPEDSDCRYYRASGELLVSVDHFRLCFDDKGRLVAKDVIPRAGLSQPASTDEEFVR, encoded by the coding sequence ATGGAACGTCCTCGTCCTCGCATATGGCGGGCCTGTCTGCTGTGGGCCGCCCTCGCGCTGCCCGCGCTCACGGCCGACCGGCTCGGGATGAACGAGCCCCGTCCCGGGTGGCAGCAGGTGGCCGGGCTCGCCGCGCTCGCCGCCGCGGTCGCCGTGGCCCGACGGCACCCGGTGGCGGCGTTCGCGCTGACGGCCGTACTGGGTCTGGCCGCCGCCCCCGCCCTGTTCACCGTCTCCTACGGCCCCGCGCTCGGCGTCTTCGCGCTGCTGCTCGGCCTGCGCGCGGACGGGGTGCGAGCGGACGGCCTGCGCGCGGACGGGGTGCGAGCGGCGGCGGTCGTCTTCGGCGGCGTCGCCGCTCTCGGGACGGCGCGGATCGCGCTCTTCGGCATCGATCCGGCGCCGGAGTGGGTGGTCCTGACAGGCACGTTGCTCTTCGGCTGTGTCTTCCCCTGGCTCGCCGGCCGCTACTGGCGGCAGAGCCGTCGGCTGACCGAGGCCGGCTGGAGCCGGGCCGCGCGTCTGGAGGGCGAGCAGCGCATCGCCGAGGAGCGGGCCCGGCTGCGCGAGCGGGCCCGGATCGCCCAGGACATGCACGACTCCCTGGGACACGAGCTGAGCCTCATCGCGCTGCGTGCGGGCACCCTCCAGGTCGCCCCCGACCTCCCGGACCACCACCGCACCGCCGCCGCCGACCTCCGCGCGGCCGCCTCCGACGCCACCGACCGGCTGCACCGCATCATCGGCGTCCTGCGGGAGGAGGACGAGCCGGTGTCCCTGAGCCCGCCGGGGGAGACCGTCGAGCAACTGGTCACCCGCGCCGCCGAGTCGGGGCTGCCGGTGCGGTGGGAGGAGGAGGTCCGCGCCACGCCGGAGCCGGGCGGGGTCGCCGAGCGGGTCCTGTACCGGGTGGCCCGCGAGGCGCTGACCAACGCGGCCCGGCACGCGCCGGGTGCCGCGGTCACCGTGGCGGCGCGCAGGGAGGCCGGGGGAGCGACGGTCACGGTGACCAGCGGGCGGAGTCCGGCGGTCGACGGGGTGGCGGCGGTCACGCCGATCGGACGGCAGGCCGATGCTGCCAGGGCCGCCAAGGCTGCCTTGGCCGCCGAGAGCCACGCCGGTGGTGTGGCCGCTGCCAGCGGGTCGGCCAGGGTACCGGTTTCCGAGGCGCCTCCCGCCTCGACACACCAGCCACTCTCGCTCCCGGCCCCGGCCATCCCCCCGTCCCTGTCCTCGTTCCCGTCCCCGTCCTCCGGCGGCACCGGCCTCCAGGCCCTCCGCGCCGCCGTCACCGCAGTCGGCGGTGACTTCGAGGCCGGCCCGCACGGCGACGGCTTCCGCGTGCGGGCGTACGTCCCCGAGCAGCCCCTCGCCGCGGCGGTACGCCCGTCCCCGGCCCCGTACGCCCCCTTCACCCACGCCCGTCGGCGCATCGCCCTCGCGGCCGCGGCCGCCGTCGGCGCGGGCGTCGTACTCGTCGGCGGAGCCTTCGCCTGGTACGCGTACACCGAGACCCACTCGGTGCTGCCGCCGGCCGCGTACGCCGAGCTGCGGCTCGGGACGTCGGACCGTGACATCGCCGGCCTCCTGCCGGACCGCACCGTGCGGGACGCGCCCGTGGAGCGCGCGGCCGTGCCGCCCCCGGAGGACAGCGACTGCCGCTACTACCGGGCGAGCGGTGAACTCCTCGTCTCCGTCGACCACTTCAGGCTCTGCTTCGACGACAAGGGACGGCTCGTCGCCAAGGATGTGATCCCTAGGGCCGGCCTGTCCCAACCCGCCTCCACGGACGAGGAGTTCGTACGGTGA
- a CDS encoding A/G-specific adenine glycosylase — translation MTAPTKPSPNSPADAAASGSPLGGDLHSPVIGWFDENARDLPWRRPEAGPWGVMVSEFMLQQTPVNRVLPVYEQWLARWPRPADLAKEAPGEAVRAWGRLGYPRRALRLHGAAVAIAERHGGDVPTDHAQLLALPGIGEYTAAAVASFAYGQRHPVLDTNVRRVLARAVSGVQYPPNATTAAERKLARALLPDDERTAARWAAASMELGALVCTAKNESCHRCPITAQCAWRLAGKPEHDGPPRRGQTYAGTDRQVRGKLLAVLRDAHVPVPQAALDRVWHEPVQRARALDGLVADGLVEPLPGGMYRLPLS, via the coding sequence ATGACTGCGCCCACAAAGCCCTCACCGAACAGTCCCGCCGACGCCGCCGCCTCCGGCTCCCCTCTCGGAGGGGACCTGCACAGCCCCGTGATCGGCTGGTTCGACGAAAACGCCCGCGACCTCCCCTGGCGGCGCCCCGAGGCGGGGCCCTGGGGCGTGATGGTCAGTGAGTTCATGCTGCAGCAGACGCCCGTGAACCGCGTCCTGCCCGTCTACGAGCAGTGGCTCGCCCGCTGGCCCCGCCCCGCCGACCTCGCCAAGGAGGCCCCCGGCGAGGCCGTCCGCGCCTGGGGCCGGCTCGGCTACCCGCGCCGCGCGCTGCGGCTGCACGGCGCCGCCGTCGCCATAGCGGAACGGCACGGCGGGGACGTACCGACCGACCACGCCCAGCTCCTCGCGCTGCCCGGCATCGGCGAGTACACGGCCGCGGCGGTCGCCTCCTTCGCCTACGGTCAGCGGCACCCCGTCCTGGACACCAACGTCCGCCGGGTCCTCGCCCGTGCCGTCTCCGGCGTGCAGTACCCGCCGAACGCCACCACGGCCGCCGAACGCAAGCTCGCCCGTGCCCTGCTCCCCGACGACGAGCGCACCGCCGCCCGCTGGGCCGCGGCCTCCATGGAACTCGGCGCGCTGGTGTGCACCGCGAAGAACGAGTCGTGCCACCGCTGCCCGATCACCGCGCAGTGCGCCTGGCGGCTCGCGGGCAAGCCGGAGCACGACGGCCCGCCGCGCCGCGGTCAGACGTACGCCGGAACCGACCGTCAGGTGCGCGGCAAGCTGCTCGCCGTACTGCGCGATGCCCATGTCCCCGTCCCGCAGGCGGCCCTCGACCGGGTGTGGCACGAGCCGGTGCAGCGCGCCCGCGCGCTGGACGGACTGGTCGCGGACGGTCTGGTGGAGCCGCTGCCGGGCGGGATGTACCGGCTGCCGCTGAGCTGA
- a CDS encoding M23 family metallopeptidase, whose protein sequence is MSPRFSFRSSRTSTFRTRAAVLAAGLGASVVLGAGGAVAAEMTSATGASTAVQAQSAAAKKAESWVSPVKKYTKSASFAQAGGMWQSTHSGQDFAVPSGTDVMAAHGGTVVKAGGNGAGDGPAYGNAVVIKHGNGTYSQYAHLSRVDVKVGQVVKTGQHIARSGNTGNSSGPHLHFEIRKTANYGSAIDPVAFLRAQGLKI, encoded by the coding sequence ATGTCCCCGCGCTTCTCCTTCCGTTCGTCCCGTACGTCCACGTTCCGCACCCGTGCCGCTGTGCTGGCCGCCGGCCTGGGGGCCTCGGTCGTGCTGGGCGCCGGAGGCGCGGTCGCCGCCGAGATGACCTCCGCCACCGGTGCCTCCACCGCCGTACAGGCGCAGAGCGCCGCCGCGAAGAAGGCCGAGTCCTGGGTCAGCCCGGTGAAGAAGTACACGAAGTCCGCCAGCTTCGCGCAGGCCGGCGGCATGTGGCAGTCCACCCACAGCGGGCAGGACTTCGCCGTCCCGAGCGGCACCGACGTCATGGCCGCGCACGGCGGTACGGTCGTCAAGGCCGGCGGCAACGGCGCCGGTGACGGTCCCGCGTACGGCAACGCCGTCGTCATCAAGCACGGCAACGGGACGTACTCCCAGTACGCCCACCTGTCGCGCGTCGACGTGAAGGTCGGCCAGGTCGTCAAGACCGGTCAGCACATAGCCCGGTCCGGCAACACCGGTAACTCCAGCGGTCCGCACCTGCACTTCGAGATCCGTAAGACCGCCAACTACGGCTCCGCCATCGACCCGGTGGCCTTCCTGCGGGCCCAGGGTCTGAAGATCTGA